In 'Nostoc azollae' 0708, the following are encoded in one genomic region:
- a CDS encoding Asr1405/Asl0597 family protein has translation MEEKKVIDINWADRWQVYQRLRQLDIPCTCEVNQPLRVEIATPISALQAWSVMRQITASRQDRIRSLERCWCMRHNNF, from the coding sequence ATGGAAGAAAAGAAGGTTATAGACATAAATTGGGCAGATAGATGGCAGGTCTATCAACGTCTGCGGCAGTTGGATATTCCCTGTACATGTGAGGTTAACCAACCTTTACGGGTCGAAATAGCCACTCCAATATCAGCACTGCAAGCTTGGAGTGTAATGCGGCAAATAACAGCTTCTCGTCAAGATAGGATTCGGAGTTTGGAACGCTGCTGGTGTATGCGTCACAACAACTTTTAA
- a CDS encoding Dps family protein: MSDTQAILHNFGQVYDNPILLDNSVTAPVVEGFNVTLASFQALYLQYQKHHFVVEGAEFTSLHDFFNDSYREVQDHIHEIGERLNGLGGVPAASFSKLAELCCFEPEADGVYSSQKMVENDLAAEQVMIGVIRRQATQAESLGDRGTRYLYEKILLKTEERAYHLAHLLAKESLTLGFLQPAHK, from the coding sequence ATGTCCGATACTCAAGCTATTTTACACAACTTTGGTCAAGTTTACGACAATCCAATATTACTAGATAACAGCGTCACTGCTCCAGTAGTAGAAGGATTTAACGTTACGTTAGCAAGTTTTCAAGCACTTTATTTACAGTATCAAAAACATCATTTTGTGGTAGAAGGTGCAGAATTTACTTCCTTGCATGATTTCTTCAATGACAGCTATCGAGAAGTTCAAGATCATATTCATGAGATTGGCGAACGTTTAAATGGGTTAGGTGGTGTACCTGCAGCAAGTTTTAGTAAATTAGCGGAACTATGCTGCTTTGAACCTGAAGCTGATGGTGTTTATTCTTCCCAGAAGATGGTAGAAAATGACCTTGCAGCAGAACAAGTAATGATTGGTGTGATTCGTCGTCAAGCTACTCAGGCTGAGAGTTTAGGAGATAGAGGTACACGCTATCTCTATGAGAAAATTCTGTTAAAAACTGAAGAAAGAGCTTATCATTTAGCACATTTATTAGCTAAAGAAAGTCTAACTTTAGGATTTTTGCAACCCGCACATAAATAA